Proteins from one Dromiciops gliroides isolate mDroGli1 chromosome 6, mDroGli1.pri, whole genome shotgun sequence genomic window:
- the PHRF1 gene encoding PHD and RING finger domain-containing protein 1 isoform X1 — translation MDDDSQDELISRTAAARGQSGGQVVSEADDSSDVGSSGDSEEDTGSEEEGEEEGSDWDSSEDDDSVDEEEMEVSLEATPEPPKGQPDLVAGGSVSSDEDAESCPICLNAFQDQAVGTPENCTHYFCLDCIVEWSKNANSCPVDRILFKWICIRARFGGKVLKRIPVESQKVPQAEEEEDPTFCEVCGRSDREDRLLLCDGCDAGYHMECLNPSLSEVPVDEWFCPECVATAAPAAPPSATTDVEPISEEEVALLLVDVVPTTSRLRPSAGRTRAIARTRQSERVRATVNRNRISTARRIQRVPRYLMSSLLDETIEAVASGLSTAVYHRPLTPRAQVRRKRKTGRRKKASGRRRAPSKSSARNKASGTRPKRRKSRVRKRKGQRSRVKTEITARSRIARTLGLGKPLRGASIPSVYKPVEPSLGFLRADIGAASLSLFGDPYELDPYDSSEELTANQASPLSTKRRILSQSALRSHQPVARPVSVGLSRRSVPASVPEQDVEVTPVPDLLGSILSGQNLLMMSGSDVVINRDGSLTARKAAPISLQRSSAAKSRKDGEAGTHSSIQPRTLQTGTSAGRLSSDVSEHLGLNSHGGPTTSMLSASSSSCLGGLEKSVNPSPSVPRRAAVKLEYSMTPRPVQTQNLANRSKLGLKPNEVTTQFNGDNKRPVSVTSESPKVWKRTAIGQPLPPAPRRIDISELPRIPKMKREGGGGNDSNVDSKPTGGKGADIPSSCISRLTGREGSSQPARGGRSESKPSSRDAQEPKTHSGSGGACASASGPGSHSSLAPFGPSRGKGLGSSFESFRINIPGNAAHTSRLPNPGFCNTFRPVDNKVQRKENPSPLFSIKKTKQIKSEIYDPFDPTGSDSSSPSSSPERMGAGLLPSEITRTISVDRPKAPTFQTVRCVTSYTVENVFESGSDPSDGPSSSHPERIATGVSDLEKMEEEEEEEPGSSPCVSTTIRRRLSEREPLEADGRERRSTFFDTEERTVTCVTIEPASPSEEEEEEEEEDRPPATTHRIVEIHSPSRSRSNSSSRSHKKAKRKKASTKEHKKTRSRSHSQSPSRERSSRSTSWSVEEDYAKKHRFKAKPRRSSSDRSSSHDRTKKKRAKDKGKEKRKGSWSRDRRKSRSRSGSPGSSSYEVCESRKKRRRRSSSRGRGREGSRSSSTERARRHKHRRQKSFERYEKKERSSRPHDRRSSRSRSRERRKWRSRSPSASRSREHKRARSREKRPRSRSRSRDRKQPVKDVSPPPLQEKEPKPAEESPPPKPAAPGQADGPQAPLAVEETVPEVPKEVAMDDLDYGDTVEAEHVFDDFCSDAVFIQLDDMSSPPSPESTDSSPERGLLLPPALPAGSSSCSLSLGAVPAARCEAPPVSPAPSEGPLGEAAPSQGALENQGRELTMVKEDPEVREEVREEVISEAVSEAVSETVETAMEVVSQIPLLKSKALVKRVTWNLQEEEDSMVGPGPGPRAPLYKLPRSLEGAWKAEDSNPSLNQVQFREPPPTNYMVAEPMFPDLDCSQVYSPNMPLTPTLPLSVPPYAPVSQPTVQFIMQGSLPLVGCGPGQSLTPEPAMLAAASEPSGQAPATGDGDEKTTAKPAAEKTKNEEYMKKLHVQERAVEEVKLAIKPFYQKREITKEEYKDILRKAVQKICHSKSGEINPMKVANLVKAYVEKYKHMRKHKKPLEPEEEPHDVEN, via the exons ATGGATGACGACAGTCAGGACGAGCTCATCAGCAGGACCGCGGCGGCCCGAGGCCAGAGTGGGGGCCAGGTGGTCAGCGAGGCAG ACGACAGCAGTGACGTTGGGTCCAGTGGGGACTCTGAGGAAGACACAGGGAgcgaggaggaaggagaggaagaaggctCTG ACTGGGACAGTTCTGAAGATGATGACTCTGTAGATGAGGAAGAGATGGAGGTGTCTTTGGAAGCCACCCCAGAGCCCCCCAAAGGACAGCCGGACCTCGTAGCTGGGGGGAGCGTGAGTTCTGACGAGGATGCCGAGAGCTGTCCCATCTGCCTAAATGCCTTTCAGGATCAGGCAGTGGGCACCCCAGAGAACTGCACCCACTATTTCTGCCTCGACTGCATAGTGGAGTGGTCAAAG AATGCCAACTCGTGCCCCGTGGATCGTATTCTCTTTAAGTGGATTTGCATCCGGGCTAGATTTGGGGGCAAGGTCTTGAAAAGG ATTCCTGTGGAGAGTCAGAAGGTCCCTCAGGCTGAGGAGGAAGAAGACCCCACCTTTTGTGAAGTATGTGGCCGGAGTGACCGGGAGGATCGGCTGCTGCTCTGTGATGGCTGTGATGCCGG GTACCATATGGAGTGTTTGAACCCCTCCCTGAGTGAGGTGCCCGTCGACGAGTGGTTTTGTCCTGAATGCGTTGCCACAGCTGCCCCAGCAGCACCCCCATCTGCCACCACTG ATGTGGAGCCTATAAGTGAAGAGGAGGTGGCCTTGCTTCTGGTTGATGTGGTCCCCACCACCAGTCGACTGCGCCCCAGCGCAGGCCGGACCCGGGCTATCGCCAGGACTCGCCAGAGTGAGAGGGTGAGAGCCACCGTGAACCGAAACCGCATCAGCACTGCCCGCCGGATTCAG CGGGTGCCCAGGTACCTCATGTCGTCCCTCCTGGACGAGACCATTGAGGCTGTGGCCTCTGGCCTGAGCACGGCTGTGTATCACCGGCCTTTGACACCCCGGGCCCAAgtcagaaggaagaggaaaacag ggagaaggaagaaagcgTCTGGAAGAAGGAGAGCGCCGTCCAAATCCTCAGCGAGAAACAAGGCTTCAGGGACACGCCCCAAGAGGCGCAAGTCCCgagtgaggaaaaggaaagggcaaaggaGTCGG GTGAAAACTGAAATCACTGCTCGTTCTCGCATCGCCAGGACGCTGGGCCTCGGGAAGCCCCTGCGTGGAGCCTCCATCCCTTCTGTATATAAGCCAGTCGAGCCTTCTCTGGGATTCCTGCGAGCAGATATTGGAGCGGCTTCCTTGTCTCTGTTTGGAGACCCTTATGAGCTAGACCCCTATGACAG TAGTGAAGAGCTCACAGCAAACCAGGCGTCTCCTCTGAGTACCAAGAGGCGGATTCTTTCACAGTCGGCCCTCAGATCTCACCAACCTGTGGCTAGACCCGTTTCTGTGGGCCTTTCCAG GAGGAGCGTTCCTGCCTCAGTTCCTGAACAAGACGTGGAGGTGACACCTGTCCCAGATCTCTTGGGGAGCATCCTATCTGGGCAGAATCTTTTAATGATGAGTGGCTCAGATGTGGTCATCAATCGAGATGGTTCCCTCACAGCCCGGAAAGCAG cccCGATTTCCTTGCAGAGAAGTTCGGCTGCCAAGTCCCGGAAAGATGGCGAGGCTGGGACCCACAGTAGCATCCAGCCTAGGACCTTACAAACGGGGACCTCAGCTGGCCGCCTCAGCTCAGATGTCTCTGAGCATTTGGGCTTGAACTCTCATGGGGGGCCCACCACCAGCATGCTTtctgcttcctcctcttcctgcctCGGGGGCTTAGAGAAGTCTGTGAACCCTTCCCCAAGTGTGCCCAGAAGGGCAGCTGTGAAATTAGAATATTCGATGACCCCTCGCCCAGTCCAGACACAGAACTTGGCCAATAGGAGCAAACTGGGTTTAAAACCAAATGAAGTAACAACCCAGTTTAATGGCGACAACAAACGTCCTGTGTCAGTGACGTCTGAGTCCCCTAAGGTTTGGAAAAGGACAGCGATTGGACAGCCCCTCCCACCGGCTCCTAGGAGGATCGACATCTCAGAGCTTCCCAGGATACCAAAGATGAAGAGAGAAGGTGGCGGTGGCAATGACAGCAATGTGGATTCCAAGCCCACCGGTGGTAAGGGTGCAGACATCCCCAGCTCCTGCATCAGCCGGCTGACAGGGCGGGAAGGCAGCAGCCAGCCTGCCCGAGGGGGCCGCAGCGAGAGCAAGCCCAGCAGCCGGGACGCCCAGGAGCCCAAGACACACTCAGGCAGTGGTGGTGCTTGTGCCAGTGCCAGCGGCCCAGGTTCGCACAGCAGCCTGGCTCCATTTGGGCCATCCCGAGGCAAGGGTCTGGGCTCCTCCTTTGAGAGCTTTAGAATTAACATCCCCGGGAATGCAGCGCACACCAGCAGGCTCCCGAACCCTGGCTTCTGTAACACTTTCCGACCAGTTGACAACAAAGTCCAGCGTAAGGAGAACCCTTCACCCCTCTTCTCAATCAAGAAAACCAAGCAGATCAAAAGCGAGATCTATGACCCCTTTGACCCAACAGGGTCAGATTCGAGCTCCCCCAGCAGCAGCCCTGAAAGAATGGGTGCGGGGCTGCTGCCCTCCGAGATCACCCGCACCATCTCCGTGGACAGGCCGAAGGCCCCGACCTTCCAGACCGTCCGCTGTGTGACCTCGTACACAGTAGAGAATGTCTTTGAGTCAGGTTCCGACCCATCTGATGGGCCATCCTCCAGCCACCCTGAGCGGATTGCCACAGGTGTATCTGACCtggagaagatggaggaagaggaggaggaggagcctgGGAGCAGCCCCTGCGTGTCTACCACCATACGGCGGCGACTGTCTGAGCGGGAGCCCCTGGAGGCAGACGGGCGTGAGCGCCGCAGCACTTTCTTTGACACAGAGGAACGGACCGTGACATGTGTGACCATTGAGCCAGCCTCACCCTccgaggaggaagaggaggaggaggaggaagaccgACCGCCAGCCACCACCCACAGGATTGTTGAGATTCATTCCCCTTCTCGGTCACGTTCCAACTCGAGTTCACGCAGCCACAAAAAAGCCAAGCGGAAAAAAGCATCCACCAAGGAGCACAAGAAGACACGGTCCCGCTCACATTCACAATCTCCCTCTCGGGAGAGAAGCTCACGGTCGACCTCCTGGTCAGTTGAGGAGGACTACGCCAAGAAGCACCGGTTCAAGGCCAAGCCCCGGAGGTCATCCAGCGACCGCTCCAGCAGCCACGACAGAACCAAGAAGAAGAGAGCCAAGGATAAAggcaaggagaagaggaagggctCGTGGTCGCGGGACCGCCGAAAGTCCCGGTCGCGCTCAGGGAGCCCCGGCAGTTCCTCCTATGAGGTCTGTGAGAGCCGCAAGAAGAGGAGGAGGCGGTCAAGCTCCCGGGGCCGGGGCCGAGAGGGCTCGCGGTCCAGCAGCACTGAGAGAGCCCGCAGGCACAAGCACCGGAGACAGAAGAGCTTTGAGCGCTATGAGAAGAAGGAGAGGAGTTCGCGGCCCCATGACCGAAGGAGTTCCCGCTCACGATCGCGggagaggaggaagtggaggTCCCGCTCTCCCTCTGCCTCCAGGTCCAGGGAGCACAAGAGGGCCCGGTCCAGGGAGAAGCGGCCCCGCTCGCGGTCCCGCTCAAGGGACAGGAAACAGCCTGTGAAAGATGTGTCTCCACCACCCCTGCAGGAGAAGGAGCCCAAGCCTGCTGAGGAGAGCCCCCCACCCAAGCCAGCAGCCCCAGGCCAGGCTGATGGGCCACAGGCTCCTCTGGCTGTGGAAGAGACGGTGCCTGAAGTGCCCAAAGAGGTGGCTATGGATGACCTGGACTATGGGGACACCGTGGAGGCCGAGCATGTCTTTGATGACTTCTGCAGTGATGCTGTCTTCATTCAGCTGGATGACATGagctctcccccttccccagaaaGTACAGACTCCTCCCCAGAGAGGGGCCTCCTGCTTCCCCCAGCTCTGCCTGCGGGCAGCAGCTCATGCAGTCTGAGCCTGGGGGCAGTCCCTGCTGCCAGATGTGAGGCCCCCCCAGTGTCCCCAGCTCCCTCAGAGGGCCCCCTGGGGGAGGCCGCGCCCTCCCAGGGGGCCCTGGAGAACCAGGGCAGGGAGTTGACCATGGTGAAAGAGGACCCCGAGGTCAGGGAAGAGGTCAGGGAGGAGGTGATCAGCGAGGCCGTCAGTGAGGCAGTCAGTGAGACCGTGGAGACTGCAATGGAAGTCGTTTCCCAAATCCCCTTACTGAAGTCCAAAGCTTTGGTGAAGAGGGTAACTTGGAACCTTCAGGAAGAGGAGGACAGCATGGTGGGCCCAGGGCCCGGACCAA GGGCACCGTTGTACAAGCTACCAAGATCCCTGGAAGGGGCCTGGAAAGCGGAGGATTCGAACCCCAGCCTAAATCAGGTGCAGTTCCGTGAGCCTCCTCCCACCAATTACATGGTCGCTGAGCCCATGTTTCCTGACCTAGATTGCTCTCAG GTTTACAGCCCCAACATGCCTCTGACCCCGACTCTGCCCCTGAGTGTGCCGCCCTATGCCCCGGTCAGCCAGCCCACCGTCCAGTTTATCATGCAAGGCAGCCTGCCCCTCGTGGGCTGTGGGCCAGGACAGAGCCTGACCCCAGAGCCGGCCATGCTGGCCGCAGCCTCAGAACCTAGCGGCCAGGCACCGGCCACAGGAGATGGGGATGAGAAGACGACAGCCAAACCAGCCGCTGAGAAAACAAAAAACGAAGAG TATATGAAGAAGCTGCACGTGCAGGAGCGGGCCGTGGAGGAGGTAAAACTGGCTATCAAGCCCTTCTATCAGAAGCGCGAGATCACCAAGGAGGAGTACAAGGACATCCTGCGCAAGGCGGTGCAAAAG ATCTGTCACAGCAAAAGTGGGGAGATCAACCCCATGAAGGTTGCAAACCTGGTCAAGGCCTACGTGGAGAAGTACAAACACATGAGGAAACACAAGAAGCCGTTGGAGCCTGAGGAGGAGCCGCACGATGTGGAAAACTGA
- the PHRF1 gene encoding PHD and RING finger domain-containing protein 1 isoform X2: protein MDDDSQDELISRTAAARGQSGGQVVSEADDSSDVGSSGDSEEDTGSEEEGEEEGSDWDSSEDDDSVDEEEMEVSLEATPEPPKGQPDLVAGGSVSSDEDAESCPICLNAFQDQAVGTPENCTHYFCLDCIVEWSKNANSCPVDRILFKWICIRARFGGKVLKRIPVESQKVPQAEEEEDPTFCEVCGRSDREDRLLLCDGCDAGYHMECLNPSLSEVPVDEWFCPECVATAAPAAPPSATTDVEPISEEEVALLLVDVVPTTSRLRPSAGRTRAIARTRQSERVRATVNRNRISTARRIQRVPRYLMSSLLDETIEAVASGLSTAVYHRPLTPRAQVRRKRKTGRRKKASGRRRAPSKSSARNKASGTRPKRRKSRVRKRKGQRSRVKTEITARSRIARTLGLGKPLRGASIPSVYKPVEPSLGFLRADIGAASLSLFGDPYELDPYDSEELTANQASPLSTKRRILSQSALRSHQPVARPVSVGLSRRSVPASVPEQDVEVTPVPDLLGSILSGQNLLMMSGSDVVINRDGSLTARKAAPISLQRSSAAKSRKDGEAGTHSSIQPRTLQTGTSAGRLSSDVSEHLGLNSHGGPTTSMLSASSSSCLGGLEKSVNPSPSVPRRAAVKLEYSMTPRPVQTQNLANRSKLGLKPNEVTTQFNGDNKRPVSVTSESPKVWKRTAIGQPLPPAPRRIDISELPRIPKMKREGGGGNDSNVDSKPTGGKGADIPSSCISRLTGREGSSQPARGGRSESKPSSRDAQEPKTHSGSGGACASASGPGSHSSLAPFGPSRGKGLGSSFESFRINIPGNAAHTSRLPNPGFCNTFRPVDNKVQRKENPSPLFSIKKTKQIKSEIYDPFDPTGSDSSSPSSSPERMGAGLLPSEITRTISVDRPKAPTFQTVRCVTSYTVENVFESGSDPSDGPSSSHPERIATGVSDLEKMEEEEEEEPGSSPCVSTTIRRRLSEREPLEADGRERRSTFFDTEERTVTCVTIEPASPSEEEEEEEEEDRPPATTHRIVEIHSPSRSRSNSSSRSHKKAKRKKASTKEHKKTRSRSHSQSPSRERSSRSTSWSVEEDYAKKHRFKAKPRRSSSDRSSSHDRTKKKRAKDKGKEKRKGSWSRDRRKSRSRSGSPGSSSYEVCESRKKRRRRSSSRGRGREGSRSSSTERARRHKHRRQKSFERYEKKERSSRPHDRRSSRSRSRERRKWRSRSPSASRSREHKRARSREKRPRSRSRSRDRKQPVKDVSPPPLQEKEPKPAEESPPPKPAAPGQADGPQAPLAVEETVPEVPKEVAMDDLDYGDTVEAEHVFDDFCSDAVFIQLDDMSSPPSPESTDSSPERGLLLPPALPAGSSSCSLSLGAVPAARCEAPPVSPAPSEGPLGEAAPSQGALENQGRELTMVKEDPEVREEVREEVISEAVSEAVSETVETAMEVVSQIPLLKSKALVKRVTWNLQEEEDSMVGPGPGPRAPLYKLPRSLEGAWKAEDSNPSLNQVQFREPPPTNYMVAEPMFPDLDCSQVYSPNMPLTPTLPLSVPPYAPVSQPTVQFIMQGSLPLVGCGPGQSLTPEPAMLAAASEPSGQAPATGDGDEKTTAKPAAEKTKNEEYMKKLHVQERAVEEVKLAIKPFYQKREITKEEYKDILRKAVQKICHSKSGEINPMKVANLVKAYVEKYKHMRKHKKPLEPEEEPHDVEN from the exons ATGGATGACGACAGTCAGGACGAGCTCATCAGCAGGACCGCGGCGGCCCGAGGCCAGAGTGGGGGCCAGGTGGTCAGCGAGGCAG ACGACAGCAGTGACGTTGGGTCCAGTGGGGACTCTGAGGAAGACACAGGGAgcgaggaggaaggagaggaagaaggctCTG ACTGGGACAGTTCTGAAGATGATGACTCTGTAGATGAGGAAGAGATGGAGGTGTCTTTGGAAGCCACCCCAGAGCCCCCCAAAGGACAGCCGGACCTCGTAGCTGGGGGGAGCGTGAGTTCTGACGAGGATGCCGAGAGCTGTCCCATCTGCCTAAATGCCTTTCAGGATCAGGCAGTGGGCACCCCAGAGAACTGCACCCACTATTTCTGCCTCGACTGCATAGTGGAGTGGTCAAAG AATGCCAACTCGTGCCCCGTGGATCGTATTCTCTTTAAGTGGATTTGCATCCGGGCTAGATTTGGGGGCAAGGTCTTGAAAAGG ATTCCTGTGGAGAGTCAGAAGGTCCCTCAGGCTGAGGAGGAAGAAGACCCCACCTTTTGTGAAGTATGTGGCCGGAGTGACCGGGAGGATCGGCTGCTGCTCTGTGATGGCTGTGATGCCGG GTACCATATGGAGTGTTTGAACCCCTCCCTGAGTGAGGTGCCCGTCGACGAGTGGTTTTGTCCTGAATGCGTTGCCACAGCTGCCCCAGCAGCACCCCCATCTGCCACCACTG ATGTGGAGCCTATAAGTGAAGAGGAGGTGGCCTTGCTTCTGGTTGATGTGGTCCCCACCACCAGTCGACTGCGCCCCAGCGCAGGCCGGACCCGGGCTATCGCCAGGACTCGCCAGAGTGAGAGGGTGAGAGCCACCGTGAACCGAAACCGCATCAGCACTGCCCGCCGGATTCAG CGGGTGCCCAGGTACCTCATGTCGTCCCTCCTGGACGAGACCATTGAGGCTGTGGCCTCTGGCCTGAGCACGGCTGTGTATCACCGGCCTTTGACACCCCGGGCCCAAgtcagaaggaagaggaaaacag ggagaaggaagaaagcgTCTGGAAGAAGGAGAGCGCCGTCCAAATCCTCAGCGAGAAACAAGGCTTCAGGGACACGCCCCAAGAGGCGCAAGTCCCgagtgaggaaaaggaaagggcaaaggaGTCGG GTGAAAACTGAAATCACTGCTCGTTCTCGCATCGCCAGGACGCTGGGCCTCGGGAAGCCCCTGCGTGGAGCCTCCATCCCTTCTGTATATAAGCCAGTCGAGCCTTCTCTGGGATTCCTGCGAGCAGATATTGGAGCGGCTTCCTTGTCTCTGTTTGGAGACCCTTATGAGCTAGACCCCTATGACAG TGAAGAGCTCACAGCAAACCAGGCGTCTCCTCTGAGTACCAAGAGGCGGATTCTTTCACAGTCGGCCCTCAGATCTCACCAACCTGTGGCTAGACCCGTTTCTGTGGGCCTTTCCAG GAGGAGCGTTCCTGCCTCAGTTCCTGAACAAGACGTGGAGGTGACACCTGTCCCAGATCTCTTGGGGAGCATCCTATCTGGGCAGAATCTTTTAATGATGAGTGGCTCAGATGTGGTCATCAATCGAGATGGTTCCCTCACAGCCCGGAAAGCAG cccCGATTTCCTTGCAGAGAAGTTCGGCTGCCAAGTCCCGGAAAGATGGCGAGGCTGGGACCCACAGTAGCATCCAGCCTAGGACCTTACAAACGGGGACCTCAGCTGGCCGCCTCAGCTCAGATGTCTCTGAGCATTTGGGCTTGAACTCTCATGGGGGGCCCACCACCAGCATGCTTtctgcttcctcctcttcctgcctCGGGGGCTTAGAGAAGTCTGTGAACCCTTCCCCAAGTGTGCCCAGAAGGGCAGCTGTGAAATTAGAATATTCGATGACCCCTCGCCCAGTCCAGACACAGAACTTGGCCAATAGGAGCAAACTGGGTTTAAAACCAAATGAAGTAACAACCCAGTTTAATGGCGACAACAAACGTCCTGTGTCAGTGACGTCTGAGTCCCCTAAGGTTTGGAAAAGGACAGCGATTGGACAGCCCCTCCCACCGGCTCCTAGGAGGATCGACATCTCAGAGCTTCCCAGGATACCAAAGATGAAGAGAGAAGGTGGCGGTGGCAATGACAGCAATGTGGATTCCAAGCCCACCGGTGGTAAGGGTGCAGACATCCCCAGCTCCTGCATCAGCCGGCTGACAGGGCGGGAAGGCAGCAGCCAGCCTGCCCGAGGGGGCCGCAGCGAGAGCAAGCCCAGCAGCCGGGACGCCCAGGAGCCCAAGACACACTCAGGCAGTGGTGGTGCTTGTGCCAGTGCCAGCGGCCCAGGTTCGCACAGCAGCCTGGCTCCATTTGGGCCATCCCGAGGCAAGGGTCTGGGCTCCTCCTTTGAGAGCTTTAGAATTAACATCCCCGGGAATGCAGCGCACACCAGCAGGCTCCCGAACCCTGGCTTCTGTAACACTTTCCGACCAGTTGACAACAAAGTCCAGCGTAAGGAGAACCCTTCACCCCTCTTCTCAATCAAGAAAACCAAGCAGATCAAAAGCGAGATCTATGACCCCTTTGACCCAACAGGGTCAGATTCGAGCTCCCCCAGCAGCAGCCCTGAAAGAATGGGTGCGGGGCTGCTGCCCTCCGAGATCACCCGCACCATCTCCGTGGACAGGCCGAAGGCCCCGACCTTCCAGACCGTCCGCTGTGTGACCTCGTACACAGTAGAGAATGTCTTTGAGTCAGGTTCCGACCCATCTGATGGGCCATCCTCCAGCCACCCTGAGCGGATTGCCACAGGTGTATCTGACCtggagaagatggaggaagaggaggaggaggagcctgGGAGCAGCCCCTGCGTGTCTACCACCATACGGCGGCGACTGTCTGAGCGGGAGCCCCTGGAGGCAGACGGGCGTGAGCGCCGCAGCACTTTCTTTGACACAGAGGAACGGACCGTGACATGTGTGACCATTGAGCCAGCCTCACCCTccgaggaggaagaggaggaggaggaggaagaccgACCGCCAGCCACCACCCACAGGATTGTTGAGATTCATTCCCCTTCTCGGTCACGTTCCAACTCGAGTTCACGCAGCCACAAAAAAGCCAAGCGGAAAAAAGCATCCACCAAGGAGCACAAGAAGACACGGTCCCGCTCACATTCACAATCTCCCTCTCGGGAGAGAAGCTCACGGTCGACCTCCTGGTCAGTTGAGGAGGACTACGCCAAGAAGCACCGGTTCAAGGCCAAGCCCCGGAGGTCATCCAGCGACCGCTCCAGCAGCCACGACAGAACCAAGAAGAAGAGAGCCAAGGATAAAggcaaggagaagaggaagggctCGTGGTCGCGGGACCGCCGAAAGTCCCGGTCGCGCTCAGGGAGCCCCGGCAGTTCCTCCTATGAGGTCTGTGAGAGCCGCAAGAAGAGGAGGAGGCGGTCAAGCTCCCGGGGCCGGGGCCGAGAGGGCTCGCGGTCCAGCAGCACTGAGAGAGCCCGCAGGCACAAGCACCGGAGACAGAAGAGCTTTGAGCGCTATGAGAAGAAGGAGAGGAGTTCGCGGCCCCATGACCGAAGGAGTTCCCGCTCACGATCGCGggagaggaggaagtggaggTCCCGCTCTCCCTCTGCCTCCAGGTCCAGGGAGCACAAGAGGGCCCGGTCCAGGGAGAAGCGGCCCCGCTCGCGGTCCCGCTCAAGGGACAGGAAACAGCCTGTGAAAGATGTGTCTCCACCACCCCTGCAGGAGAAGGAGCCCAAGCCTGCTGAGGAGAGCCCCCCACCCAAGCCAGCAGCCCCAGGCCAGGCTGATGGGCCACAGGCTCCTCTGGCTGTGGAAGAGACGGTGCCTGAAGTGCCCAAAGAGGTGGCTATGGATGACCTGGACTATGGGGACACCGTGGAGGCCGAGCATGTCTTTGATGACTTCTGCAGTGATGCTGTCTTCATTCAGCTGGATGACATGagctctcccccttccccagaaaGTACAGACTCCTCCCCAGAGAGGGGCCTCCTGCTTCCCCCAGCTCTGCCTGCGGGCAGCAGCTCATGCAGTCTGAGCCTGGGGGCAGTCCCTGCTGCCAGATGTGAGGCCCCCCCAGTGTCCCCAGCTCCCTCAGAGGGCCCCCTGGGGGAGGCCGCGCCCTCCCAGGGGGCCCTGGAGAACCAGGGCAGGGAGTTGACCATGGTGAAAGAGGACCCCGAGGTCAGGGAAGAGGTCAGGGAGGAGGTGATCAGCGAGGCCGTCAGTGAGGCAGTCAGTGAGACCGTGGAGACTGCAATGGAAGTCGTTTCCCAAATCCCCTTACTGAAGTCCAAAGCTTTGGTGAAGAGGGTAACTTGGAACCTTCAGGAAGAGGAGGACAGCATGGTGGGCCCAGGGCCCGGACCAA GGGCACCGTTGTACAAGCTACCAAGATCCCTGGAAGGGGCCTGGAAAGCGGAGGATTCGAACCCCAGCCTAAATCAGGTGCAGTTCCGTGAGCCTCCTCCCACCAATTACATGGTCGCTGAGCCCATGTTTCCTGACCTAGATTGCTCTCAG GTTTACAGCCCCAACATGCCTCTGACCCCGACTCTGCCCCTGAGTGTGCCGCCCTATGCCCCGGTCAGCCAGCCCACCGTCCAGTTTATCATGCAAGGCAGCCTGCCCCTCGTGGGCTGTGGGCCAGGACAGAGCCTGACCCCAGAGCCGGCCATGCTGGCCGCAGCCTCAGAACCTAGCGGCCAGGCACCGGCCACAGGAGATGGGGATGAGAAGACGACAGCCAAACCAGCCGCTGAGAAAACAAAAAACGAAGAG TATATGAAGAAGCTGCACGTGCAGGAGCGGGCCGTGGAGGAGGTAAAACTGGCTATCAAGCCCTTCTATCAGAAGCGCGAGATCACCAAGGAGGAGTACAAGGACATCCTGCGCAAGGCGGTGCAAAAG ATCTGTCACAGCAAAAGTGGGGAGATCAACCCCATGAAGGTTGCAAACCTGGTCAAGGCCTACGTGGAGAAGTACAAACACATGAGGAAACACAAGAAGCCGTTGGAGCCTGAGGAGGAGCCGCACGATGTGGAAAACTGA